Proteins encoded within one genomic window of uncultured Draconibacterium sp.:
- a CDS encoding Crp/Fnr family transcriptional regulator, with product MQRLLKNIEAYIPLDENDISLLENAIEKRVYKKNDIIFTEGNIADEIYFVTRGCVRLFYNVDGNDKTAFFYTEGQFICAGESYTYNIPATENFQAVEQTEIYVFTKKKTDELLRKVPKFEVIARIATENELITCQKVIASFVTKSAEERYTDLLSTQGDLFLRVPQQFIASFLGVSPETLSRIKARVYKKRNS from the coding sequence ATGCAAAGATTATTAAAAAACATAGAGGCTTATATTCCGCTGGATGAAAATGATATATCGTTACTTGAAAACGCCATAGAAAAGAGGGTATATAAAAAGAACGACATTATTTTTACTGAAGGCAATATTGCCGATGAAATTTATTTTGTAACCCGGGGGTGTGTCCGGCTTTTTTATAATGTCGACGGAAACGATAAAACGGCCTTTTTTTATACCGAAGGACAGTTTATTTGCGCCGGCGAAAGTTATACTTATAATATTCCGGCCACCGAAAATTTTCAGGCTGTAGAACAAACCGAGATATATGTTTTTACAAAGAAAAAAACGGACGAACTATTGCGCAAAGTTCCTAAGTTTGAAGTTATAGCCCGGATTGCCACCGAGAATGAATTGATTACCTGCCAGAAAGTAATTGCCTCGTTTGTTACCAAATCAGCCGAAGAACGTTATACCGATCTGTTAAGTACACAGGGAGATTTGTTCCTTCGGGTACCTCAGCAGTTTATTGCTTCATTTTTAGGCGTATCGCCAGAAACTTTAAGCCGGATAAAAGCACGGGTTTATAAGAAAAGGAATTCTTGA
- a CDS encoding LLM class flavin-dependent oxidoreductase — protein sequence MTNRKQLAFSVLDLAPVAEDSTPADALRNSLELAQYTEQLGYSRYWVAEHHNIISVASAATSIIIGYIAQGTKTIRVGSGGIMLPNHSPLIVSEQFGTLAALYPNRIDLGLGRAPGTDPVTAAELRYDRMRAAQDFPNEVRKIQQYFSAENSNAEVRSVLSEGANVPIWILGSSTDSAYLAAELGLPYAFASHFAPQQLIAALKIYRENFKPSAQLDKPYVIVGSQVVAAETDDEAGYLASTMRRSFMGIITGRRELMQPPTHHLGYEKWGIIKDRIDQMLACSLVGGKEKIERDLQQLITNTNADEIIVSSHIYDQQKRVDSYRIFSEVVKNFEY from the coding sequence ATGACAAACAGAAAACAATTAGCCTTTTCGGTGCTCGATTTAGCACCGGTTGCCGAAGACTCGACTCCCGCTGATGCCTTGCGCAACAGCCTTGAACTGGCACAGTACACCGAACAACTGGGTTACAGCCGTTACTGGGTAGCAGAACATCACAACATCATTAGTGTGGCCAGCGCCGCCACATCAATTATAATTGGCTACATTGCCCAGGGAACAAAAACGATCCGCGTAGGATCAGGCGGAATTATGCTGCCCAACCATTCGCCTTTAATCGTTTCTGAACAGTTTGGCACCCTGGCTGCGCTCTATCCCAATCGTATCGATTTGGGTTTAGGCCGTGCTCCCGGAACCGACCCGGTAACTGCTGCCGAACTGCGTTACGACCGGATGCGCGCTGCACAGGATTTCCCAAACGAAGTGCGCAAAATTCAACAATATTTCTCAGCAGAGAACAGTAATGCCGAGGTTCGTTCCGTTTTATCGGAAGGGGCTAACGTGCCCATTTGGATTTTGGGATCGAGCACCGACAGTGCTTACCTGGCTGCCGAACTGGGATTACCTTACGCTTTTGCCAGCCACTTTGCACCGCAACAGCTTATTGCCGCTCTAAAAATATACCGCGAGAATTTTAAACCATCCGCACAACTCGACAAGCCTTATGTGATTGTTGGCAGCCAGGTGGTTGCTGCCGAAACCGACGACGAAGCCGGGTACCTGGCCAGCACTATGCGACGCAGTTTTATGGGAATTATTACCGGCAGGCGCGAGTTGATGCAACCACCAACCCACCACCTGGGTTACGAAAAATGGGGAATTATTAAAGACCGCATCGACCAGATGTTAGCCTGCTCGCTCGTTGGCGGAAAAGAAAAAATTGAGCGTGACCTCCAGCAGCTTATCACTAATACCAATGCCGATGAAATCATTGTTTCATCTCACATTTACGACCAGCAAAAGCGGGTAGATTCGTATAGGATTTTTTCGGAGGTGGTGAAAAATTTTGAATATTAA